The Rhododendron vialii isolate Sample 1 chromosome 5a, ASM3025357v1 genome contains a region encoding:
- the LOC131325933 gene encoding acid phosphatase 1-like: protein MATGRYAVALLILTLVSKSISRPIFIQTTPEKLLKSARPDPTSDGSLPRSVTGDDWYCDSWRYSVETNDAGEWSLVPARCEEYVEEYITGGRYRSDSELVAVDASAFAETVNVSGDGMDAWVFDIDETLLSNVPYYAARGFGSEKYNETSWDEWVDLAEAPALPASLKLYKEVQQQGFTIFLLTGRDESQRNITVKNLHYAGYSNWKRLILRQESDLGKLAIVYKSERRKALEDEGYTIHGSSGDQWSDLSGFAIAARSFKLPNPMYYIA, encoded by the exons ATGGCCACTGGCCGATACGCCGTCGCACTGCTCATCCTAACCCTCGTATCCAAATCCATCTCCCGACCCATCTTCATCCAAACCACGCCAGAGAAACTACTAAAATccgcccgacccgacccgacatcCGACGGATCACTGCCCCGGAGCGTCACCGGCGACGACTGGTACTGCGACAGCTGGAGGTACTCCGTCGAGACCAATGACGCCGGAGAGTGGAGTCTGGTTCCGGCGAGGTGCGAAGAGTATGTGGAGGAGTACATAACCGGCGGCCGGTACCGGTCTGACTCGGAGTTGGTCGCCGTCGATGCGTCGGCGTTCGCTGAGACGGTGAATGTCTCCGGCGACGGAATGGACGCCTGGGTTTTCGATATTGATGAGACCTTGCTCTCCAACGTGCCTTACTACGCAGCCCGCGGGTTCGG ATCAGAAAAGTACAATGAAACGTCTTGGGACGAATGGGTGGATTTAGCTGAGGCCCCTGCCTTACCAGCAAGTTTGAAGTTGTACAAGGAGGTTCAACAGCAGGGGTTCACAATATTTCTGTTGACAGGGCGTGATGAGTCCCAAAGAAATATCACGGTGAAAAACCTGCATTATGCTGGGTACAGCAACTGGAAAAGGCTTATACTGAG GCAAGAATCAGATTTAGGGAAGCTGGCTATTGTATACAAATCTGAGAGGAGAAAGGCGCTAGAAGATGAAGGCTATACGATACATGGGAGCTCTGGTGATCAGTGGAGTGATTTGTCAGGCTTTGCAATAGCTGCCCGGTCTTTTAAACTACCAAATCCAATGTATTACATTGCTTGA
- the LOC131325934 gene encoding uncharacterized protein LOC131325934 isoform X2 yields MKTEKNAMGNLVVSTELRKSTRCPKCASYIFPTSSEGGNYSWLSHKRCPKCASYIFPTSSEGGYYSRLSHTSPCLITMDSSVKEEDEDDKDMEMCMSFEHQISDLPDCEHSREDNRTPEEEVVMNDGIFVMVQE; encoded by the exons atgaaAACAGAGAAAAATGCAATGGGCAATTTGGTAGTTTCAACAGAACTAAGGAAATCCACACGTTGCCCTAAATGTGCCTCTTATATATTCCCAACTTCATCTGAAGGCGGCAACTACTCTTGGCTCTCGCACAAGCGTTGCCCTAAATGTGCCTCTTATATATTCCCAACTTCATCCGAAGGCGGCTACTACTCTCGGCTCTCGCACACCAGTCCTTGTTTGATAACGATGGACAGTTCGgtcaaagaagaagatgaagatgacaAAGACATGGAGATGTGCATGTCTTTTGAGCATCAGATCAGTGATTTACCAGACTGCGAG CACTCAAGGGAGGATAATCGGACACCCGAGGAGGAGGTCGTCATGAATGACGGTATCTTTGTGATGGTTCAG GAGTAG
- the LOC131325934 gene encoding uncharacterized protein LOC131325934 isoform X1, producing the protein MKTEKNAMGNLVVSTELRKSTRCPKCASYIFPTSSEGGNYSWLSHKRCPKCASYIFPTSSEGGYYSRLSHTSPCLITMDSSVKEEDEDDKDMEMCMSFEHQISDLPDCEHSREDNRTPEEEVVMNDGIFVMVQVGSTKNIYLVETNKPQDTRRLCGIYPRKG; encoded by the exons atgaaAACAGAGAAAAATGCAATGGGCAATTTGGTAGTTTCAACAGAACTAAGGAAATCCACACGTTGCCCTAAATGTGCCTCTTATATATTCCCAACTTCATCTGAAGGCGGCAACTACTCTTGGCTCTCGCACAAGCGTTGCCCTAAATGTGCCTCTTATATATTCCCAACTTCATCCGAAGGCGGCTACTACTCTCGGCTCTCGCACACCAGTCCTTGTTTGATAACGATGGACAGTTCGgtcaaagaagaagatgaagatgacaAAGACATGGAGATGTGCATGTCTTTTGAGCATCAGATCAGTGATTTACCAGACTGCGAG CACTCAAGGGAGGATAATCGGACACCCGAGGAGGAGGTCGTCATGAATGACGGTATCTTTGTGATGGTTCAG GTAGGCTCCACCAAAAATATCTACTTGGTCGAAACCAATAAACCTCAAGATACCAGACGACTGTGCGGAATATATCCTCGAAAAGGATGA
- the LOC131325934 gene encoding uncharacterized protein LOC131325934 isoform X3, protein MMDRSVKEEDEDDKDMEMCMSFKHRISDLPDCEHSREDNQTPEEEGIMHDGIFVMVQVGSTKNIYLVETNKPQDTRRLCGIYPRKG, encoded by the exons ATGATGGACAGGTCGgtcaaagaagaagatgaagatgacaAAGACATGGAGATGTGCATGTCTTTTAAGCATCGGATCAGTGATTTACCAGACTGCGAG CACTCAAGGGAGGATAATCAGACACCCGAGGAGGAGGGCATCATGCATGACGGTATCTTTGTGATGGTTCAG GTAGGCTCCACCAAAAATATCTACTTGGTCGAAACCAATAAACCTCAAGATACCAGACGACTGTGCGGAATATATCCTCGAAAAGGATGA